From Salvelinus sp. IW2-2015 linkage group LG33, ASM291031v2, whole genome shotgun sequence, one genomic window encodes:
- the mboat4 gene encoding ghrelin O-acyltransferase yields MEPIQWLCEQHPFLMYQCFSIPFAFLFYVLAKQGCLSLTYRYLFLASGGCILAVVTMGVYSLLLLVSTVIFMLLVCSLSPERVHPWVFGLQMGWQTFWHLLIQYREYYLKEPTDSRLLLSVSSLMLLTQRVTSVSMDLQDGGRVTLMTQCRVFLPLISYALNFTALLGGPLSSFDQFVYFVEQITISPPPQPLSVISYKGFQVLSLEWARNYLTRLLRDNASSLSVSNNVLTDVLWIWGLAVVLRIRYYSHWKISECLNNAAGLGFRGMVKEDSPNWSGLSDGDLWTTEMSCQVSEFARRWNGTTAAWLRRLVFQRCKTAPLVMTFGFSIWWHGIHLGQFVGFLVWAAAVRADYQIHKYLKPKLTSTRRRLVRTCLCWLNTQMVMACVVIAIELRSTSSLRILGLTYTAVFPLLNVLCIFIV; encoded by the exons ATGGAGCCAATCCAGTGGCTGTGTGAGCAGCATCCATTTCTGATGTACCAATGTTTTTCCATTCCCTTTGCTTTTCTATTCTACGTCTTGGCTAAACAGGGATGTCTCTCTTTGACATACAG GTACCTCTTCTTGGCATCCGGAGGCTGTATCCTAGCGGTTGTCACCATGGGTGTATACAGCTTGCTTCTGCTCGTCTCCACTGTGATCTTTATGTTGCTGGTGTGTTCACTGAGCCCAGAGCGTGTCCATCCATGGGTCTTTGGACTGCAGATGGGTTGGCAAACATTCTGGCACCTGCTCATACAGTACAGAGAATACTACCTCAAAGAGCCCACTGATTCCAG GCTTCTCCTATCAGTGTCCTCCTTGATGCTACTCACCCAGAGAGTCACCTCCGTGTCAATGGACCTACAGGACGGGGGCAGGGTGACATTAATGACCCAATGCCGGGTCTTTCTCCCACTCATCAGCTATGCACTAAACTTCACTGCCTTGCTCGGCGGACCCCTGTCCTCGTTTGACCAATTTGTATATTTTGTAGAGCAGATAACCATCAGTCCTCCTCCCCAGCCTCTGTCCGTTATATCCTACAAGGGCTTTCAGGTGTTATCTCTGGAGTGGGCTAGGAACTATCTCACTCGTCTCCTCAGAGACAATGCCTCCAGTTTGTCCGTCTCCAACAACGTCCTCACCGATGTCTTGTGGATATGGGGCCTTGCtgtcgtgttgaggatcagataCTACTCCCACTGGAAGATCAGTGAGTGTCTGAATAATGCTGCTGGGCTTGGGTTCAGGGGGATGGTCAAGGAGGACAGCCCAAACTGGAGCGGCCTGTCTGACGGAGATCTTTGGACCACAGAGATGTCCTGCCAGGTGTCTGAATTTGCCCGTCGGTGGAATGGTACGACAGCTGCATGGCTACGTAGGCTGGTTTTCCAAAGATGCAAAACCGCTCCACTGGTAATGACGTTTGGGTTTTCCATCTGGTGGCATGGCATACATCTGGGTCAGTTTGTAGGGTTTCTTGTCTGGGCTGCAGCTGTGAGAGCAGACTACCAGATACACAAGTACTTGAAGCCAAAGCTCACGTCTACTAGGAGGAGATTGGTGCGCACCTGTCTGTGTTGGTTAAACACTCAAATGGTCATGGCGTGTGTTGTTATTGCAATCGAGCTTCGAAGCACTTCCTCTTTGAGAATATTGGGTCTGACATACACTGCCGTTTTCCCTCTTCTTAATGTTCTATGTATCTTCATTGTATGA